The Nitrospiria bacterium genome has a segment encoding these proteins:
- a CDS encoding zinc ribbon domain-containing protein, whose amino-acid sequence MRQKKMRCTECLSDNLPGRRYCGKCGNPLLFPCLHCGFGNSIGDHFCGGCGINLDEKIGTLGSSHLPSEIEKEMFQPQNLQNPFSEDQLTEILGVKGEAQKEEKEKKDPKKAVSQDDIDQLLKGSS is encoded by the coding sequence ATGAGGCAGAAAAAGATGCGTTGCACCGAATGTCTATCGGATAACCTTCCAGGGAGAAGATATTGCGGAAAATGCGGCAATCCTTTACTTTTCCCCTGCCTTCATTGCGGATTTGGGAATTCCATAGGGGATCATTTTTGTGGGGGTTGCGGGATCAATCTGGATGAAAAGATAGGAACCCTGGGTTCTTCCCATCTACCCTCCGAAATAGAAAAAGAAATGTTTCAGCCCCAAAACCTTCAAAACCCCTTCTCAGAAGATCAGTTGACGGAAATATTGGGTGTCAAGGGTGAAGCTCAGAAAGAAGAGAAGGAGAAAAAGGATCCCAAAAAAGCCGTTTCCCAGGATGATATTGATCAACTCCTAAAAGGGAGTTCTTAA
- a CDS encoding NUDIX domain-containing protein, whose amino-acid sequence MFLPMDEWIEVVNHQNQVVGKALRDRVHEKGLQHRSAHVFLFNSKGELFLQKRSKKKKEHPGYYDSSSAGHLDVAETYLACATRELMEELGIQVDVLVKMGIRKTTDGRSIEHAMLYLSKSDQIPKPNTREVESGQYFSRDRIDTWILEGGENLTPAFLTLFQGFRSQLERFCQNEDQKSY is encoded by the coding sequence ATGTTTCTTCCCATGGATGAATGGATTGAAGTAGTCAATCACCAGAATCAAGTGGTGGGAAAGGCGCTAAGGGATCGGGTCCACGAGAAGGGACTTCAACACCGATCCGCCCATGTTTTCCTTTTTAATTCAAAAGGGGAACTATTTTTACAAAAAAGATCCAAAAAAAAGAAAGAACATCCCGGTTATTATGATTCTTCATCCGCAGGCCATTTGGACGTGGCAGAAACCTATCTGGCTTGTGCCACACGGGAATTAATGGAGGAATTAGGGATTCAGGTTGATGTATTGGTTAAGATGGGAATTCGAAAAACAACCGATGGGCGTTCCATTGAGCACGCGATGCTTTATTTGAGTAAAAGTGATCAAATTCCCAAACCGAACACAAGAGAGGTAGAGAGCGGTCAATATTTTTCTCGGGATCGAATCGATACCTGGATTCTTGAGGGGGGTGAAAACCTTACTCCTGCTTTTTTAACCCTGTTTCAGGGTTTCCGGAGTCAACTGGAAAGGTTTTGTCAAAATGAGGATCAAAAGTCCTATTGA
- the secD gene encoding protein translocase subunit SecD, giving the protein MKKGIRARAILIVTVTLLSFLFFLPSTPMFQAMPQWWKNVMPSKAITLGLDLQGGIHLILKVEGEKAVENHVERAVTSLKELFSEKKFSAEAKRSGPEEITISYTAENDDIRENLINAVEKGLSGFDNTDRKEGTLVFSLPEGRGEKIATNAISQALETIRNRIDQFGVTEPLIQKRGKDQILIQLPGVKDPQRAIDLIGKTALLEFKLVDSQSPLASQLPTSVSAEEEVSWLAGISEKILEEDQILFEKNIDEETGRITKRPYLVEKRRLIGGDSLTDAHINFDEFNQPYVSISFDREGGRLFEKITGENIDRQLAIILDNNVYSAPVIRDKISGGQASISGLFTLQEASDLALVLRAGALPAPVEIIQNLTVGPSLGQDSIEKGFKATLLAGLLVILFMIVYYRVCGIIADFALLLNLVVLIGALAALDATLTLPGIAGIILTIGMGVDSNVLIFERIREELRQKKPVRLAVDSGFDKAFVTIVDSHVTTLLTGAVLFLFGTGPIKGFAVALCLGIGINLFTALVGTKVILDMINNRWKLQRLSI; this is encoded by the coding sequence ATGAAGAAGGGAATTAGAGCCCGTGCGATTCTGATTGTGACCGTAACCCTTTTATCTTTTTTATTTTTTCTTCCTTCAACCCCAATGTTTCAAGCCATGCCACAGTGGTGGAAGAATGTGATGCCCAGCAAGGCCATTACCTTGGGTTTGGACCTTCAGGGGGGTATTCATCTAATTTTAAAAGTGGAAGGAGAAAAAGCGGTTGAAAACCATGTGGAACGGGCGGTGACCAGCCTGAAAGAGCTTTTTTCGGAAAAGAAATTTTCTGCGGAAGCAAAACGGTCTGGCCCTGAAGAAATTACCATTTCGTATACAGCAGAAAATGACGATATTAGGGAAAACCTGATTAATGCGGTGGAAAAAGGTTTATCGGGTTTTGATAATACGGACCGAAAGGAAGGAACGCTTGTTTTTTCATTGCCCGAAGGGAGGGGAGAAAAAATTGCCACCAATGCCATATCCCAGGCTTTGGAAACCATTCGGAACCGAATCGATCAATTTGGGGTGACTGAACCGTTAATCCAGAAAAGGGGAAAAGATCAGATATTAATTCAACTTCCGGGGGTGAAAGACCCTCAAAGGGCCATCGATTTAATTGGAAAAACAGCTCTATTGGAATTTAAACTGGTTGATTCCCAATCTCCCTTGGCTTCCCAGCTGCCCACATCGGTTTCCGCCGAAGAGGAGGTGAGTTGGCTTGCTGGGATTTCCGAAAAAATTTTAGAAGAGGATCAGATTTTGTTTGAAAAGAATATTGATGAAGAAACAGGTCGAATTACCAAACGGCCTTATTTGGTGGAGAAAAGGAGATTAATTGGTGGAGATTCTTTAACGGATGCCCATATAAATTTTGACGAGTTTAATCAACCATATGTCAGTATATCCTTTGACCGGGAAGGAGGGCGGCTCTTTGAAAAAATTACCGGTGAAAATATCGACCGGCAGCTTGCCATTATTTTGGATAACAATGTGTACTCTGCACCCGTCATTCGGGATAAAATCTCAGGAGGACAGGCCTCCATCAGTGGATTGTTTACCCTTCAGGAAGCAAGCGATCTTGCGCTAGTCCTTCGGGCAGGCGCCCTTCCTGCTCCAGTGGAAATTATCCAAAATCTGACGGTTGGACCTTCTCTTGGGCAGGATTCTATTGAGAAAGGGTTTAAGGCCACTCTTTTGGCGGGGCTTTTGGTTATTCTTTTTATGATTGTTTACTATCGGGTTTGCGGAATTATTGCCGATTTTGCTCTTTTATTGAATTTGGTGGTTTTGATTGGTGCTTTGGCCGCATTGGATGCAACCCTTACCCTTCCGGGTATTGCCGGAATCATTTTAACCATTGGTATGGGAGTGGATTCTAATGTTTTGATCTTTGAGCGTATTCGTGAAGAGCTTCGGCAGAAAAAACCTGTTCGCCTGGCTGTAGACAGCGGGTTTGATAAAGCCTTTGTGACCATTGTCGATTCCCATGTTACAACCCTTTTAACGGGAGCGGTTCTATTCCTTTTTGGAACCGGACCGATTAAGGGGTTTGCTGTAGCCTTGTGTTTAGGTATTGGAATCAATCTTTTTACCGCCTTGGTGGGAACCAAAGTGATCCTGGATATGATTAATAACCGGTGGAAGCTCCAACGGCTCAGTATCTAA
- a CDS encoding alpha/beta hydrolase: MDRNFIFFPSRLIIQTPKAVDLNYQDVRFHSSDGIKLNGWWIEKEGAEGTLIWFHGNGGNMGDRVDHIKLFYDFLPLHLFMIDYRGYGKSDGTPSEEGTYRDAEAALAFVQSRGQPKSQKLFYYGQSLGSAIAVELAMRKAPDALILESPFTSIRDMARVAYPFLPLGFLIRTEYNSLSKIGKISCPVLILHGDRDEIIPWEQGKALFEAANQPKTFTLLPGAGHNDTFILGGEPYLREWGRLIRTVLN; the protein is encoded by the coding sequence ATGGATCGAAATTTTATTTTTTTCCCCAGCCGGTTGATTATTCAAACCCCAAAAGCGGTAGACCTTAACTACCAAGATGTCCGATTCCATTCTTCGGATGGGATTAAATTAAATGGGTGGTGGATTGAAAAAGAGGGAGCGGAGGGGACATTGATTTGGTTTCATGGAAACGGGGGAAATATGGGCGACCGTGTTGACCATATAAAGTTATTTTACGATTTTTTGCCATTGCATTTATTTATGATTGATTACCGGGGATATGGAAAAAGTGATGGGACCCCGTCTGAGGAGGGAACCTATCGAGATGCGGAGGCCGCTCTGGCCTTTGTCCAATCACGGGGTCAACCCAAATCGCAAAAGCTGTTTTATTATGGACAATCATTGGGATCGGCAATTGCGGTAGAATTAGCGATGAGAAAAGCACCCGATGCTCTCATTTTGGAGTCACCCTTTACTTCGATCCGGGACATGGCCAGAGTCGCCTATCCTTTCTTGCCTCTGGGTTTTTTGATTCGAACCGAATATAATTCCCTTTCAAAAATAGGGAAGATCTCATGTCCAGTTCTTATCCTTCACGGAGATAGGGATGAGATTATTCCGTGGGAGCAGGGCAAAGCCCTATTCGAAGCCGCCAATCAACCCAAAACGTTTACTCTTCTTCCAGGTGCGGGCCACAATGACACATTTATTTTGGGGGGAGAGCCCTATTTAAGAGAATGGGGTCGGTTGATCCGTACGGTTTTAAACTAG
- the yajC gene encoding preprotein translocase subunit YajC, with protein sequence MTWIAWAQTPDGGSSGSTGGVIASLIPFVLIIVIFYFLLILPQQRRQKKHKQLLELLKKGDKVVTNAGILGTVTNLSKETVTLQVADNVKIKILRDTVASLRGETDD encoded by the coding sequence ATGACATGGATTGCTTGGGCGCAAACACCTGACGGTGGATCCTCAGGGTCAACGGGTGGTGTGATCGCCAGTTTAATTCCTTTTGTTTTAATCATTGTGATTTTCTACTTTTTATTAATTCTCCCCCAGCAGCGGCGCCAAAAAAAACACAAGCAGCTACTGGAATTATTGAAAAAAGGGGACAAGGTAGTGACCAATGCAGGAATTTTGGGAACGGTGACCAATCTCAGCAAGGAGACCGTTACGCTTCAAGTAGCGGATAATGTCAAAATTAAAATTTTGAGGGATACCGTTGCCAGTCTAAGGGGGGAGACGGATGATTAA
- a CDS encoding NADH-ubiquinone oxidoreductase-F iron-sulfur binding region domain-containing protein — MGQVVIQTEDLKLTNLNEYEKKGGYSAFRKALKMLPLEIIKEVKRSGLRGRGGSGFPTGKKWEMVYGQRETERYVACNASESEPGTYKDRFLIQRVPHQLLEGILIAGFVMGAKEAYLFIKEKYHDEVAILESAIEEARHAGYMGRNILGTGLNLDVRLFRGPDTYVSGEETAMLEVIQGFSGKPKEKPPYYPTTFGLFKKPTLVNNAETLSNIPSILNHGADWFSRIGVPHCPGTMLFSVSGAVNQPGVYELPMGTALRELIFGCGKGIREGRRLKAVFPGGPSSSLLTEDHLDLPMDFDSFKKAGTSLGSAGMLVFDETACMVSVVLEFSRFFARESCGQCPPCSLGTVHMSELLERIESGEGRKEDLEALIQLCGIVKGKGICTVVTGASIAVQSTLKHFMDEYESHLNGRACNATVVGCLEKAL; from the coding sequence ATGGGCCAAGTGGTGATTCAAACAGAGGATTTAAAGCTAACCAACTTGAATGAATATGAAAAAAAAGGGGGATATTCCGCTTTTCGAAAAGCCCTTAAAATGCTGCCTCTTGAAATTATTAAAGAAGTCAAACGTTCAGGTTTAAGAGGAAGAGGAGGGAGTGGCTTTCCCACCGGTAAAAAGTGGGAAATGGTTTATGGGCAAAGGGAGACCGAACGGTACGTAGCGTGCAATGCCAGTGAAAGTGAACCGGGAACCTATAAAGACCGTTTTTTAATTCAGCGGGTTCCTCATCAGCTTCTTGAAGGCATTCTAATTGCGGGTTTTGTGATGGGGGCAAAGGAAGCATATCTTTTTATTAAGGAAAAATACCATGACGAGGTGGCTATTTTAGAGAGTGCAATTGAAGAAGCCCGGCATGCCGGGTATATGGGGCGAAATATTTTAGGAACGGGTTTAAATCTGGATGTCCGTTTGTTTCGTGGACCAGACACCTATGTTTCGGGGGAAGAAACCGCTATGTTGGAGGTGATCCAGGGGTTTTCCGGAAAACCCAAAGAAAAACCTCCTTATTACCCCACTACTTTTGGGCTTTTTAAAAAACCGACTCTGGTGAATAATGCCGAGACCCTTTCTAATATTCCTTCCATTCTAAATCATGGGGCTGACTGGTTTTCAAGGATTGGCGTTCCCCATTGCCCAGGAACCATGCTGTTTTCTGTCAGCGGGGCGGTTAATCAGCCGGGGGTTTATGAGCTTCCCATGGGGACGGCCTTGAGAGAGCTCATTTTTGGATGCGGGAAGGGAATCCGCGAGGGAAGACGCCTAAAAGCGGTCTTTCCCGGAGGTCCCTCTAGTTCTCTCCTGACCGAAGATCATTTGGACCTTCCCATGGATTTCGATTCTTTTAAAAAAGCTGGAACTTCATTGGGATCTGCGGGAATGCTTGTGTTTGATGAAACTGCTTGTATGGTTTCAGTGGTTTTGGAATTTTCCCGGTTTTTCGCCAGGGAGAGCTGCGGGCAATGTCCTCCCTGTTCCTTGGGAACCGTACATATGTCGGAGTTGTTAGAACGAATTGAATCCGGGGAAGGGCGGAAAGAAGATTTGGAGGCCCTCATTCAACTCTGTGGTATTGTAAAAGGAAAAGGGATTTGTACCGTTGTCACCGGTGCCTCGATTGCTGTGCAGAGTACGCTAAAACATTTTATGGATGAATACGAATCTCACCTGAATGGAAGGGCCTGTAATGCAACTGTGGTTGGATGTTTAGAGAAGGCCCTTTAA
- a CDS encoding chemotaxis protein CheX, with product MERNSSTDRPIEIRAEHVNAFVGPTLDILKRMGRVDASVREVRREKENNPSHPISIVIGFSGDLNGSFIIGFDKVSALAVTAGMMGVEKMTELNSDCQEALAEFSNVIVGNATGKLADLGIQVTITTPIISMGMIVPLVEDPFIVPLNSDKGDIELGLSFKGKSQKKD from the coding sequence GTGGAACGGAACTCGTCCACTGATCGGCCCATTGAAATTCGGGCGGAACATGTCAATGCCTTTGTAGGGCCCACCTTAGATATATTGAAACGGATGGGTAGGGTGGATGCCTCTGTCCGGGAGGTTCGGCGTGAAAAGGAAAACAACCCTTCCCATCCCATTTCTATTGTGATCGGTTTTTCGGGAGATTTAAACGGTTCTTTTATCATCGGTTTCGATAAGGTTTCTGCCCTTGCGGTGACTGCAGGAATGATGGGGGTGGAGAAAATGACCGAGCTGAACTCGGATTGCCAAGAGGCTTTAGCGGAATTCAGTAATGTTATTGTTGGAAATGCAACGGGAAAATTGGCGGATCTAGGAATACAGGTAACCATCACAACCCCTATTATCAGCATGGGGATGATTGTTCCATTGGTGGAGGACCCTTTTATTGTTCCCTTAAATTCGGATAAAGGGGATATTGAGTTGGGTCTTTCCTTTAAAGGAAAAAGCCAAAAGAAAGATTGA
- the tgt gene encoding tRNA guanosine(34) transglycosylase Tgt codes for MKFQVLEKDPKSLARRGKLETSHGIIDTPAFMPVGTAGSVKTLTPDELASLGAQIILGNAYHLYLRPGHNLIRSMGGLHGFISWDGAILTDSGGFQVMSMGKLSKVTEEGVIFQSHLDGSTHFLSPDLSIEIQEALGADLIMAFDECLPYPSSYDHAAFSLERTTRWAQRCKTVHHRVDQSLFGIVQGGFFPKLREQSAGEILDIGFDGYAIGGLSVGESQEMMREMVNCVVPFLPNDSPRYLMGVGKPEDLLEGVRSGIDLFDCVMPTRHARTGWLFTRHGHIVIKQAKYEKDPRPIDEACDCYTCGRFSRAYLRHLFMAHEILGLRLNTLHNLNFYLQLMKKIREAISEGVFDDFTQQFYFLRKEADQWAG; via the coding sequence ATGAAATTTCAGGTTTTGGAAAAAGATCCCAAGAGTTTGGCGAGGAGAGGGAAACTTGAAACCTCTCACGGGATAATTGACACCCCTGCTTTTATGCCCGTGGGTACTGCCGGGAGCGTGAAGACACTTACCCCGGATGAGTTGGCCTCCTTAGGAGCTCAAATTATTCTCGGCAACGCCTATCACCTGTATTTGCGTCCAGGGCATAACCTGATCCGTTCAATGGGTGGGTTGCATGGCTTTATTTCGTGGGATGGAGCCATATTGACGGATAGCGGTGGGTTTCAGGTCATGAGTATGGGAAAACTAAGTAAAGTGACTGAAGAGGGGGTTATATTCCAATCCCATTTGGATGGATCCACTCATTTTCTTTCACCCGATCTGAGTATTGAGATCCAAGAGGCCTTGGGCGCGGACCTCATTATGGCATTTGACGAATGTCTTCCGTATCCCTCTTCTTATGATCATGCCGCTTTTTCATTGGAACGAACCACTCGCTGGGCTCAGCGGTGTAAAACTGTTCACCATCGGGTTGACCAAAGCTTATTTGGAATTGTTCAAGGCGGATTTTTCCCAAAACTCAGGGAACAATCTGCGGGTGAAATCCTTGATATCGGGTTTGATGGGTATGCCATCGGTGGATTAAGCGTGGGGGAAAGTCAGGAAATGATGCGGGAAATGGTAAATTGTGTGGTACCCTTTTTGCCGAACGATTCCCCTCGTTATTTAATGGGGGTAGGAAAACCCGAGGACTTATTGGAGGGGGTGCGAAGTGGAATTGATTTATTTGATTGTGTTATGCCCACACGGCATGCTCGGACGGGATGGTTGTTTACCCGTCATGGACACATCGTGATTAAGCAGGCTAAATATGAAAAAGACCCCAGGCCGATTGATGAGGCTTGTGATTGTTATACCTGCGGAAGATTTTCAAGGGCTTATTTACGTCATTTGTTTATGGCCCATGAAATATTGGGTTTACGACTCAATACGCTCCACAATTTAAATTTTTATCTTCAGTTAATGAAAAAGATTAGAGAAGCGATTTCCGAGGGAGTTTTTGATGATTTTACCCAGCAGTTTTATTTTTTGAGAAAGGAGGCTGATCAGTGGGCTGGATGA
- the secF gene encoding protein translocase subunit SecF encodes MLEILGKTNIDFVGKKNVTFAFSGLLVLLGVFTLIQIWLGGANLGIDFSGGTSVQLKFDQPVKIDEARRLLSENGFPDAELQEFTDGNKLLIRVKEKTSIKDKVSNQLVSLFSQEFSNNQFVIDSSTEIGPTIGEELQRKAITAVTFALIMIILYIAARFEFRFGAAAAVATFHDVLAVLGIFYLLDKEITLLIVTALLTLAGYSLTDTVVVFDRIRENLRNRKGRHLPQVINDGINQVLSRTIVTSLTVLLVLLALFFWGGEVIHDFSLALILGVVIGNYSSIFVASPILLIWKGSQGKLLKRS; translated from the coding sequence ATGCTTGAAATTTTAGGAAAAACAAACATTGATTTTGTTGGAAAAAAGAACGTCACTTTTGCTTTCTCAGGGCTCTTGGTTTTATTAGGGGTGTTTACCCTGATTCAGATATGGTTGGGAGGGGCCAATTTGGGGATCGATTTTTCAGGGGGAACCTCCGTGCAACTAAAATTTGACCAACCGGTGAAAATTGACGAAGCCCGCCGTCTTTTATCGGAAAATGGGTTTCCGGATGCAGAGCTTCAGGAATTTACCGATGGAAATAAACTTCTCATTCGGGTGAAGGAGAAAACCAGCATTAAAGACAAGGTCTCCAACCAATTGGTTTCACTCTTCAGTCAAGAATTTTCCAATAATCAATTTGTGATTGATAGCAGTACGGAAATCGGTCCCACCATTGGGGAGGAACTTCAAAGGAAGGCAATAACAGCCGTGACCTTTGCCTTGATTATGATTATTCTGTATATTGCGGCCCGGTTTGAATTTCGATTTGGAGCGGCTGCAGCGGTGGCGACCTTTCATGATGTGTTAGCGGTATTAGGGATTTTCTACCTTTTAGATAAGGAGATTACGTTGTTGATTGTAACGGCCCTGTTAACCTTGGCCGGTTATTCCTTAACGGATACCGTGGTTGTATTTGATCGGATTCGAGAGAATTTGAGGAACCGAAAAGGACGTCACCTTCCCCAGGTGATCAACGATGGAATCAATCAAGTTCTTAGCCGTACCATTGTTACCTCCTTGACCGTCCTTTTGGTATTGCTTGCCCTTTTCTTTTGGGGAGGAGAGGTGATCCATGATTTTTCATTAGCCCTTATTTTAGGTGTGGTCATAGGAAACTACTCTTCTATCTTTGTTGCCAGTCCGATCCTTTTAATTTGGAAAGGCAGTCAAGGGAAACTTCTAAAACGGTCATAA
- a CDS encoding GspE/PulE family protein, with amino-acid sequence MAISKVVQEKIGQMLVEEGIISNEQLRVALEEQKKRGWGQKPLGDFIVELGFATEKDILKVVGLQFNLPVMELKGITVEKNVLNIVSEAIAHRFKMIPLFLLGNELTVAITDPTRFEVMDALANETKCKIIPVLALDSEIENALAFNYTEKLEKQLDHSINLYQYGVDREGPSESERLKRAGKEIPIVKIVDKILAHAAEESASDIHIEPGVEQLTIRLRIDGILSEAFTFSMSLHAAIVSRIKILSQLDISERWVPQDGRIQMSIQKKSLDMRISTLPTCFGEKVVMRLLDKKNSLLGLEQMGFSKGNLETFRFLIRQPYGIILITGPTGSGKTTTLYAALNEVRSVEKNIITVEDPVEYQIPTINQVPVNPKRDVTFANALRAILRQDPNIIMIGEIRDRETGKIATESALTGHLVFSTLHTNDSPGAVTRLMEMGIEPYLLAPSLLGVVAQRLARKICGNCREAYSPTRVELETMGLIHLGKDIPFYKGKGCKTCNQKGYKGRVGVFEILVVDETIRELILAKASANTIRGYGWKKGFRDMRFDGVKKVVAGLTSVEEVLRMTRGTELVH; translated from the coding sequence ATGGCAATTTCAAAAGTGGTTCAGGAAAAAATTGGACAAATGCTGGTTGAAGAAGGAATTATTTCAAATGAGCAGTTAAGGGTGGCCCTGGAAGAGCAAAAGAAGCGGGGTTGGGGACAGAAACCATTAGGAGATTTTATTGTTGAACTAGGGTTTGCAACTGAAAAAGATATCTTAAAAGTGGTGGGGCTACAGTTTAATCTCCCGGTCATGGAATTAAAAGGGATTACCGTTGAAAAGAATGTCCTCAATATTGTCTCAGAGGCCATTGCCCATCGGTTTAAGATGATCCCTCTTTTTTTATTGGGAAATGAACTTACCGTTGCCATTACTGACCCGACCCGATTTGAAGTAATGGATGCCTTGGCCAACGAGACTAAGTGCAAAATAATTCCTGTTCTTGCCTTAGATTCGGAAATTGAAAACGCTTTGGCCTTTAATTACACCGAAAAATTAGAGAAACAATTAGACCATTCTATCAACCTTTACCAATACGGAGTCGATCGAGAAGGTCCCTCTGAATCTGAAAGACTCAAAAGAGCGGGGAAAGAAATTCCCATCGTCAAAATTGTGGATAAAATTCTTGCTCATGCGGCGGAAGAATCCGCTAGTGATATCCATATTGAACCAGGGGTAGAGCAATTGACCATTCGTTTGAGAATCGATGGAATTCTATCCGAGGCCTTTACCTTTAGCATGTCTCTTCACGCTGCCATTGTTTCTAGAATTAAAATTTTGTCTCAATTGGATATCTCGGAGCGATGGGTTCCCCAGGATGGCCGGATTCAAATGAGCATCCAAAAAAAGAGTTTGGACATGAGGATATCCACCCTGCCCACGTGTTTTGGTGAAAAGGTGGTGATGCGTTTACTGGATAAAAAAAATTCCTTGTTGGGGTTGGAACAAATGGGTTTTTCAAAGGGAAATCTTGAGACCTTTCGGTTCTTAATTCGGCAACCTTATGGAATCATTTTAATTACGGGGCCAACCGGAAGCGGGAAAACGACCACGCTGTATGCCGCACTGAATGAGGTCCGTTCGGTTGAAAAAAATATCATCACAGTTGAGGATCCGGTTGAATACCAAATCCCCACCATCAACCAGGTACCGGTTAATCCGAAACGGGACGTTACCTTTGCGAATGCCCTGAGGGCTATTTTGCGCCAGGATCCCAATATTATTATGATTGGGGAAATTCGAGACCGTGAAACAGGAAAAATTGCAACAGAGTCTGCCTTAACAGGACATTTGGTTTTTAGCACCCTGCACACCAACGATTCCCCCGGGGCAGTGACCCGTTTGATGGAAATGGGAATTGAACCGTATTTATTGGCCCCCTCTCTCCTTGGCGTGGTGGCCCAAAGGCTTGCCCGAAAAATTTGTGGAAATTGCAGGGAAGCCTATTCCCCGACACGGGTGGAGTTGGAGACCATGGGGTTGATTCATTTGGGGAAAGATATTCCTTTTTACAAAGGGAAGGGCTGTAAAACATGCAACCAAAAGGGATATAAAGGACGGGTAGGGGTTTTTGAAATTCTGGTGGTAGATGAAACCATACGGGAACTTATTTTGGCAAAAGCCTCTGCCAATACCATTCGGGGATATGGGTGGAAAAAAGGTTTTCGAGATATGCGGTTTGATGGGGTGAAGAAGGTGGTCGCAGGATTAACTTCAGTGGAAGAAGTCTTACGGATGACTCGTGGAACGGAACTCGTCCACTGA
- the folB gene encoding dihydroneopterin aldolase: MDRMVIDGLEFHSHCGTTPEERKIGQRLKAKVEIFGSLEKAAKMDSLKSAIDYVALCRCILQTGKKVRCRLLETLANRMAQEIFLNFSVQEVRIQLEKPFPPIDEILHSFSVEVVRKRRGIKKKGRNKSVR, encoded by the coding sequence ATGGATCGTATGGTTATTGATGGGTTGGAGTTCCACAGCCATTGTGGGACCACCCCTGAGGAAAGAAAAATAGGCCAGCGCTTAAAAGCGAAGGTTGAGATTTTTGGAAGTTTGGAAAAAGCGGCAAAAATGGATTCCTTAAAATCTGCCATTGATTATGTGGCGCTGTGTCGGTGTATTCTTCAAACAGGGAAAAAAGTGCGGTGCCGTTTATTGGAAACATTAGCGAATCGGATGGCCCAAGAGATTTTTTTAAACTTTTCCGTTCAAGAAGTCCGTATTCAATTAGAAAAACCTTTTCCTCCCATTGATGAAATTCTCCACTCTTTTTCCGTGGAGGTGGTTCGTAAAAGACGGGGCATAAAAAAGAAGGGGAGGAATAAAAGTGTTCGGTAG
- a CDS encoding Lrp/AsnC ligand binding domain-containing protein translates to MAAAYILMNVQSGKVGKALNAVKRIQGVRSAHIVAGAYDIIGYVEAEDFESLGQRIMFQVQSISGIRGTNTAVVFQ, encoded by the coding sequence ATGGCAGCAGCCTATATATTAATGAACGTTCAATCAGGAAAGGTGGGGAAAGCCCTCAATGCAGTCAAGCGTATTCAAGGGGTCCGCTCGGCACATATCGTTGCAGGAGCCTACGATATCATTGGCTATGTTGAAGCAGAAGATTTTGAAAGCCTTGGGCAAAGGATTATGTTTCAAGTCCAGTCAATTAGCGGAATCCGGGGCACCAACACCGCAGTGGTTTTCCAATAA
- a CDS encoding response regulator, which translates to MSEKKRVLIADDSKVMRESLKTILEKCHCEVVGMAENGAQVISQYKDLKPDLITLDIVMPQLNGIDTLKTLKSIHAQVKVIMVTSLATQQDVIKCKDLGANYYILKPFEDSKVIETIKMVTT; encoded by the coding sequence ATGTCAGAGAAAAAACGGGTTTTAATTGCTGATGATTCAAAGGTGATGAGAGAGTCATTAAAAACCATTTTGGAAAAATGCCATTGTGAAGTGGTTGGCATGGCTGAGAATGGGGCTCAGGTTATTTCGCAATATAAAGACCTGAAACCCGATTTGATTACCTTGGATATTGTGATGCCTCAACTCAATGGAATCGATACCTTGAAAACACTCAAATCGATCCATGCGCAAGTTAAGGTGATTATGGTGACTTCACTGGCCACTCAACAAGATGTCATCAAATGTAAAGACCTTGGAGCCAATTATTATATTTTGAAACCTTTTGAAGATTCTAAAGTCATTGAAACCATAAAAATGGTTACGACCTAG